From one Ignisphaera cupida genomic stretch:
- a CDS encoding nucleotidyltransferase domain-containing protein yields MIVKRVVESYSKTLKALVLFGSYVYNPLKSRDIDTLLIVDKLVNAKEKLAIEVEVARNVKALCRKPVDVIVFDIDMLKENAEPGGIVSGLVIGYKILYDDIGMQKLLRV; encoded by the coding sequence TTGATTGTTAAACGTGTTGTGGAAAGCTATAGCAAAACTCTTAAAGCCCTTGTTCTATTTGGTAGCTATGTCTATAATCCGCTAAAGAGTAGGGATATAGATACTCTTCTAATTGTTGATAAGCTTGTAAATGCTAAGGAGAAGCTGGCGATAGAAGTAGAGGTTGCAAGAAATGTTAAAGCTTTGTGTAGAAAACCTGTAGATGTTATTGTATTTGATATAGATATGCTTAAGGAGAATGCAGAACCAGGGGGAATAGTATCTGGGCTTGTCATAGGATACAAAATTCTCTATGACGATATTGGAATGCAAAAATTGTTGAGGGTGTAG
- a CDS encoding HEPN domain-containing protein, with amino-acid sequence MNIFEKFARKYFEEAAKDLERAERALKFNDYPQTIFYAQQCVEKAVKAMLN; translated from the coding sequence GTGAATATCTTTGAGAAGTTTGCTAGAAAATATTTTGAGGAGGCTGCCAAGGATCTTGAAAGAGCTGAGAGAGCGCTTAAATTCAATGATTATCCACAGACGATTTTCTATGCGCAGCAGTGTGTAGAGAAAGCTGTTAAGGCTATGCTGAATTGA
- a CDS encoding type II toxin-antitoxin system VapC family toxin: protein MYLIDTNIFLEVMLRRGRSSECKELLMRLRDGRVDGVVTDFTIYSIMILLGRLHKYNALRNFLLSLTAYKGLHIYNTSISEKIKAVEIAKETGLDIDDAIQYAVALSINAKAIISFDKHFNNLKIPRKEPKDLIHLEK from the coding sequence GTGTATTTAATAGACACAAACATATTCTTAGAGGTAATGCTAAGACGTGGCAGGAGTTCTGAATGTAAAGAGTTACTTATGAGGCTTAGAGATGGAAGGGTAGATGGTGTTGTAACGGATTTTACGATATACTCAATAATGATATTGCTTGGTAGGCTCCATAAATACAATGCTTTAAGGAATTTCCTACTAAGTCTCACAGCATACAAAGGTCTCCATATATATAATACATCAATTAGCGAGAAAATTAAAGCTGTGGAGATAGCAAAAGAAACAGGCTTGGATATAGATGACGCCATACAATATGCTGTAGCATTATCCATAAATGCCAAAGCCATAATATCCTTTGATAAACACTTCAATAATCTAAAGATTCCTCGAAAAGAACCCAAAGACTTAATACATCTAGAAAAGTGA